Proteins found in one Helicobacter sp. NHP19-003 genomic segment:
- a CDS encoding carbonic anhydrase family protein has protein sequence MKKSVLLFGLSLSLLGASGAENWGYENHTGAKHWDKLHRDYAVCKAGKTQSPFNIEHYYHSPDKEDFSFDYKSTVPTSIEYSHYTFVAKFAHPSDSVTYRDHEYQLVNLHFHIPMEFAIHGKRQPLSMHLVHKDAQGRLLVVGIGFTIGHKNPFLTPLLNAYKYKTSPKPLVLNKLLPDTIHYYHFNGSLTTPPCTEGVTWFVLEETLSLSPQQFEDIKKIMHNKSNQRPLQKDYNRVIVKSSATLREH, from the coding sequence ATGAAAAAAAGCGTGTTGCTTTTTGGTTTATCTTTAAGTCTGCTTGGGGCTTCGGGGGCTGAGAATTGGGGCTATGAAAACCACACAGGAGCTAAACACTGGGATAAGTTACACAGAGATTATGCGGTCTGCAAGGCTGGTAAAACCCAATCGCCCTTCAACATCGAGCATTACTACCACTCCCCCGACAAAGAAGATTTTAGCTTTGATTACAAAAGTACGGTGCCCACTTCGATTGAGTATTCCCACTACACTTTTGTGGCCAAGTTTGCCCACCCTAGCGATTCTGTAACTTATAGGGATCACGAGTACCAGTTGGTGAATTTACACTTCCATATCCCCATGGAATTTGCCATCCATGGCAAACGCCAGCCCTTGAGCATGCACTTGGTCCACAAGGATGCCCAAGGGCGTTTATTGGTGGTGGGGATTGGGTTTACAATTGGACATAAAAACCCCTTTTTAACGCCTCTCTTAAACGCCTATAAATACAAGACATCCCCAAAACCTTTGGTTTTAAACAAGCTCTTGCCAGACACGATCCACTACTACCACTTCAACGGCTCGCTCACCACCCCACCCTGCACAGAGGGCGTTACATGGTTTGTTCTTGAAGAAACCCTAAGCCTCTCGCCCCAACAATTTGAAGACATTAAAAAAATCATGCACAACAAGTCTAACCAACGCCCCCTGCAAAAGGATTATAACCGCGTGATTGTCAAAAGTTCCGCCACGCTCAGAGAGCATTGA
- the miaA gene encoding tRNA (adenosine(37)-N6)-dimethylallyltransferase MiaA, which translates to MSLIAIIGPSGSGKSALGLELALALSAPIVSLDSLSVYKELDIASAKPSPQELAQVPHYGVDVLDIPQKNNAQVFKAELERAMLEHENVLIVGGSGFYLKSVIEGLSPQPTLTTEQELEILEKINALKDPHAFLAKIDPTYAHTATDPYRTTQGLKLYFATNTPPSLYFQKHPKKPFNHPIEIFALTLDKPTLHAQIAKRTQHMLKLGMVQEIDTLAQKYGTHCQPFKAIGPKECLQHLNHEIDYNELEVLITTHTCQLAKRQTTFNKTFKNARFLNPLELKKAVLDLNAL; encoded by the coding sequence TTGAGTTTAATCGCCATCATCGGTCCTAGTGGGAGCGGGAAAAGCGCATTAGGACTTGAACTTGCGCTAGCCTTGAGTGCTCCCATTGTGTCCTTAGATTCGCTGAGTGTCTATAAAGAGCTAGACATCGCAAGCGCAAAGCCCAGCCCACAAGAGTTAGCGCAAGTACCACACTATGGCGTGGATGTCTTAGACATCCCCCAAAAAAACAACGCCCAGGTTTTTAAAGCTGAGCTTGAGCGGGCTATGTTGGAACACGAAAATGTCTTGATCGTGGGGGGGAGTGGGTTTTATTTAAAATCCGTGATTGAGGGCTTAAGCCCACAGCCCACACTCACAACAGAACAAGAGCTAGAGATTTTAGAAAAAATCAATGCCTTAAAAGACCCCCACGCCTTTTTGGCTAAAATAGACCCCACTTACGCCCACACAGCCACAGACCCCTACCGCACCACACAAGGGCTCAAACTCTATTTTGCCACCAACACTCCCCCAAGCCTTTATTTTCAAAAGCACCCCAAAAAACCCTTTAACCACCCCATCGAAATTTTTGCTCTAACGCTAGACAAGCCCACTTTGCACGCCCAAATTGCCAAGCGCACACAGCACATGCTCAAGCTGGGCATGGTGCAAGAGATTGACACCCTAGCCCAAAAATACGGCACACATTGCCAACCTTTTAAAGCGATAGGCCCTAAAGAGTGCTTGCAACATCTCAATCACGAGATTGACTATAACGAATTAGAAGTCTTGATCACCACCCACACCTGCCAACTTGCCAAACGCCAAACAACCTTCAACAAAACATTTAAAAACGCCCGTTTTTTAAACCCCCTTGAACTTAAAAAGGCGGTTTTAGACCTCAATGCTCTCTGA
- the rsfS gene encoding ribosome silencing factor has translation MPRIARIVALLEEKKAENITTFDLREQDYITAHVVIATTLASKHALSLLDHLKTTLKPLGEEFYATDESNEEWIIIDLGDIMIHLFTQSYRDHFDLDGFLKTYNKPH, from the coding sequence ATGCCAAGAATTGCTAGAATCGTTGCCCTGCTCGAGGAAAAAAAGGCGGAAAACATCACCACCTTTGACTTAAGAGAGCAAGACTACATCACCGCACATGTGGTGATCGCCACCACCCTAGCCAGCAAACACGCCCTATCTTTGCTCGATCATTTAAAAACCACGCTCAAACCTCTAGGCGAAGAGTTTTACGCCACAGATGAGAGCAATGAAGAGTGGATCATCATAGATTTAGGCGACATCATGATCCACCTTTTCACCCAAAGTTATAGAGACCACTTTGATCTAGACGGGTTTTTAAAAACCTACAACAAACCGCATTGA
- the nadD gene encoding nicotinate (nicotinamide) nucleotide adenylyltransferase has protein sequence MSLTPKPTIALYGGSFDPPHVAHLEVIYQTLASFALDKFFILVAHQNPFKTPPAFTPEQRLLWMQELLRGMDKVIVSDYETQQKRPVPTIESVRHFNQTYHPQKLYFIMGTDNVAGLKDWEGYDELTQLAHFILVQRQGYPLDTPPSFNHSFLSLENIKCPISSTQIRPCSQNTKSPHLPPSAKRGVDNL, from the coding sequence TTGAGTCTAACACCTAAGCCCACCATTGCGCTTTATGGGGGCAGCTTTGACCCCCCGCACGTCGCCCATTTAGAAGTGATTTACCAAACCCTAGCGAGCTTTGCCCTAGACAAGTTTTTCATCCTAGTCGCCCACCAAAACCCCTTTAAAACCCCCCCTGCTTTCACCCCAGAGCAACGCCTGCTGTGGATGCAAGAACTCTTAAGGGGCATGGACAAGGTCATCGTTAGCGACTACGAGACACAGCAAAAGCGCCCCGTGCCGACCATTGAGAGCGTGCGCCACTTTAACCAAACCTACCACCCCCAAAAACTCTACTTTATCATGGGCACAGACAATGTGGCGGGTTTAAAAGACTGGGAGGGCTATGACGAACTCACACAGCTGGCGCATTTTATTTTGGTACAACGACAGGGCTACCCCCTAGACACGCCTCCGAGTTTCAACCACTCGTTTTTATCTCTTGAGAACATCAAATGCCCCATTTCATCTACACAGATCAGGCCCTGCTCGCAAAACACCAAATCCCCCCACCTGCCCCCTAGTGCAAAGCGGGGTGTTGACAACCTTTAA
- the nikR gene encoding nickel-responsive transcriptional regulator NikR — translation MENKEDAIIRFSVSLQQNLLDELDNRIIKNGYSSRSELVRDMIRERLVEDSWSRADAEDNCGLIVAVVVLIYDHHQRELNQRMIDIQHESHISILCTTHVHLNAHNCLETIILKGKPADIMHLHLEIGGLKGVKFSKLTKASSFESNT, via the coding sequence ATGGAAAACAAAGAAGATGCCATCATTAGGTTTTCGGTGTCCTTACAACAAAATCTTTTAGATGAGCTAGACAACCGCATCATTAAAAACGGCTATTCGTCCCGCTCTGAACTGGTACGGGACATGATACGAGAGCGTTTAGTGGAGGACAGCTGGAGTCGGGCGGACGCGGAGGATAATTGTGGCTTGATTGTGGCGGTGGTGGTGCTCATTTACGACCACCACCAGAGGGAGCTCAACCAGCGCATGATCGACATACAGCACGAGAGCCACATCAGCATTTTATGTACCACGCATGTCCATCTAAACGCCCACAACTGCCTAGAAACCATCATCTTAAAGGGCAAGCCCGCCGACATCATGCACCTGCACCTAGAAATCGGGGGGCTTAAGGGCGTGAAGTTTTCCAAGCTCACCAAAGCATCGAGTTTTGAGTCTAACACCTAA
- the lgt gene encoding prolipoprotein diacylglyceryl transferase produces MSYWNTIYSHFTPIAFTLFGIPVHWYGLAYVSALLIAFFLAKRALKTDPKRFPISQAHFESYFLYAEVGVVLGARLGYILIYDPNTLYYLKAPWQIFNPFYEGQFIGIRGMSYHGGLVGFLVASWVFSKVKKQNFLVYLDLIAVSLPLAYVFGRIGNFLNQELFGRVVPQGDLFGEKIGILVNGVLRYPSQLIEAFLEGLCVFVVICVARRYTKAHGMLMVVYGFSYACARFVAEYFREADAQLGYYVGHLSMGQILSFCMVLISLGLWGFIKLDKSAQMR; encoded by the coding sequence GTGAGTTACTGGAACACGATTTATAGCCATTTTACCCCCATCGCTTTTACTCTCTTTGGCATTCCCGTGCATTGGTATGGGCTTGCCTATGTGAGTGCCCTTTTAATCGCCTTTTTTCTAGCCAAGAGGGCGTTGAAGACAGACCCTAAACGCTTTCCCATCAGCCAAGCCCATTTTGAGAGTTATTTTTTATACGCTGAGGTGGGGGTGGTTTTGGGCGCAAGGCTGGGCTATATTCTCATTTACGACCCAAACACGCTTTATTATCTCAAAGCCCCGTGGCAAATCTTCAACCCCTTTTACGAGGGGCAGTTTATCGGCATTAGGGGCATGAGCTATCACGGCGGGCTTGTGGGCTTTTTGGTGGCTTCGTGGGTCTTTAGCAAGGTGAAAAAGCAAAATTTCTTGGTGTATTTGGACTTGATCGCCGTGAGTTTGCCTTTAGCCTATGTCTTTGGGCGGATCGGCAACTTCTTAAACCAAGAGCTGTTTGGGCGGGTGGTGCCACAGGGCGATCTTTTCGGGGAGAAAATAGGCATTTTGGTGAATGGGGTGTTACGCTACCCTAGCCAGCTCATAGAGGCGTTTTTGGAAGGTCTTTGCGTGTTTGTCGTGATTTGCGTGGCAAGGCGTTACACCAAGGCGCATGGCATGCTCATGGTGGTGTATGGCTTTTCTTATGCGTGTGCGCGGTTTGTGGCAGAGTATTTTAGAGAGGCGGATGCACAGCTGGGTTACTATGTGGGGCATTTGAGCATGGGGCAGATTTTGAGCTTTTGTATGGTGCTAATTTCCTTGGGGCTGTGGGGATTTATCAAACTTGATAAATCTGCCCAAATGCGCTAA
- a CDS encoding RluA family pseudouridine synthase — MLQAYKVLAKQCQISHKEAKRLIDRGLVSLKGQRLKLARELIDPHAFLSVLECKSGVLAKGAKFLALDKAPNVSSFELERTHKPYQLCHRLDQSTSGVLLLALGAFYQEALEAFKERQVYKEYLALVQGVLDKPLTLTQPLSVQKSHTEDKKGFVKAFVHSKGKRAITHITPLKSFKQTTLAKVVIETGVTHQIRAHLSHIKHPIVGDIFYGAKPHKHFFLHAFKLELLGHQFQAPLPPYFKDFCELLEHDL; from the coding sequence ATGTTGCAGGCGTATAAGGTTTTGGCAAAGCAGTGCCAAATTTCGCACAAAGAGGCTAAAAGGCTGATCGATCGGGGGCTGGTGAGCTTAAAGGGGCAAAGGCTCAAGCTGGCTAGAGAGTTGATAGACCCGCACGCCTTTTTAAGTGTGCTGGAGTGCAAGAGTGGGGTTTTAGCTAAAGGGGCTAAGTTTTTAGCCCTAGATAAAGCCCCCAATGTGTCGAGCTTTGAGCTAGAGCGCACCCACAAGCCCTACCAGCTTTGCCACCGCTTGGACCAAAGCACAAGCGGGGTACTCTTGCTAGCTTTAGGCGCGTTTTACCAAGAAGCCCTAGAGGCGTTTAAAGAACGCCAAGTCTATAAAGAGTATCTTGCTTTGGTGCAAGGGGTGCTAGACAAGCCCTTGACTTTAACACAGCCCTTAAGCGTACAAAAAAGCCACACAGAGGATAAAAAGGGTTTTGTCAAAGCGTTTGTGCATAGCAAGGGCAAGAGGGCGATAACGCACATCACCCCCCTTAAGAGCTTTAAGCAGACGACCTTAGCCAAAGTGGTGATTGAAACGGGGGTAACACACCAAATTAGGGCACATTTAAGCCATATCAAGCACCCCATTGTGGGCGACATTTTCTACGGGGCAAAGCCCCATAAGCATTTTTTCTTACACGCTTTTAAATTAGAGTTGCTCGGGCATCAATTCCAAGCCCCCCTACCCCCTTACTTCAAGGATTTTTGTGAGTTACTGGAACACGATTTATAG
- the waaA gene encoding lipid IV(A) 3-deoxy-D-manno-octulosonic acid transferase, with amino-acid sequence MAFFKFVYLVLLALAHLCATPFLALFSLKAKYRHSLKGRFFAKRHALEFKPRLWLHACSLGEVKSLECLLNAFKDTPTLLSTTTQTGYNHAKKLAKTHPKLQVRFLLFETLLFLWRQDLSELKALVVTEAELWFHLFALAKSVGAKTFLINARISRRSYPKYQRLKPFYTALFKQIDFIYAQSVLDKERLESLGAKTLCVFPHTKLFNPPLCTKNHPKLKHLSIVGASTHPSEEALILEAFLRLQEPAQLILVPRHPERFKEVQNYLEKHPTLQGDFSCFSKGLKWDSKVLLIDTLGELVNFYAIADIVILGGAFAPIGGHNPLEPAYFGVKLISGTHIFNQEALFACVQNFYLVQGDALAQTLAKHATLKTSKINTQNQELQTLVEAIHVAGV; translated from the coding sequence TTGGCTTTTTTCAAGTTTGTGTATTTAGTGCTTTTGGCCTTAGCGCACCTTTGTGCCACGCCCTTTTTAGCCCTTTTTAGCCTCAAGGCGAAGTACCGCCATTCTTTGAAAGGGCGCTTTTTTGCCAAAAGGCATGCCCTTGAGTTTAAGCCCCGCTTGTGGTTGCACGCTTGCTCTTTAGGCGAAGTGAAATCTTTGGAGTGCTTGCTAAACGCCTTTAAAGACACGCCCACGCTTTTAAGTACAACCACACAGACGGGCTATAACCACGCCAAAAAATTAGCCAAGACCCACCCCAAACTCCAAGTGCGTTTTCTGCTCTTTGAAACCCTTTTGTTCTTGTGGCGTCAAGACTTGAGCGAGTTAAAAGCCCTTGTCGTTACAGAGGCGGAGCTGTGGTTTCATCTCTTTGCGCTGGCTAAGTCTGTGGGGGCAAAGACTTTTTTAATCAACGCCCGCATTTCTCGCCGCTCTTACCCCAAGTATCAACGCCTAAAACCCTTTTACACTGCCCTTTTTAAACAGATTGATTTTATCTATGCCCAAAGTGTGCTCGATAAAGAGAGGTTAGAAAGCTTAGGGGCAAAAACGCTTTGCGTTTTTCCCCACACCAAATTATTCAACCCCCCCCTTTGCACCAAGAACCACCCCAAACTCAAACACTTAAGCATTGTGGGGGCAAGCACCCACCCGAGCGAAGAAGCGTTGATTTTAGAGGCGTTTTTGAGGCTACAAGAGCCGGCACAACTCATCTTAGTCCCCCGCCACCCTGAGCGCTTTAAAGAGGTGCAAAACTACCTAGAAAAACACCCCACACTCCAAGGGGATTTTAGCTGTTTCTCTAAGGGCTTGAAGTGGGATAGTAAAGTGCTTTTGATAGACACGCTGGGGGAGCTGGTTAATTTTTATGCGATCGCCGACATTGTCATTTTAGGGGGGGCGTTTGCCCCCATTGGCGGACACAACCCCCTAGAGCCCGCCTATTTTGGGGTTAAGCTCATTAGTGGGACGCATATTTTTAACCAAGAGGCGTTGTTTGCCTGTGTGCAAAATTTCTATTTGGTGCAAGGAGACGCGCTCGCCCAAACTTTAGCCAAGCACGCCACGCTCAAAACAAGTAAAATCAACACCCAAAACCAAGAATTACAAACTTTAGTGGAGGCAATCCATGTTGCAGGCGTATAA
- a CDS encoding zinc ribbon domain-containing protein, producing MNAHLVQLIQIAKLDKDIEALEPLIKAKRADLNKALATRQKKQAEYTLLEEEKASLHLQIQKNEQALHETNAKVDGIQKKISQVKSERELRSLGIEEDITKERANQANKEIERLQNESAHKSKLQEELQSTLESLTQEIAALEEKVEADTAQIKEKQQAIFQEKQDLTLKMDHKLIAFYEKIRRWAGNTCVVSVKKQACGGCFIRINDRTYAEVLSSSDILTCPHCGRILYIDTAQSA from the coding sequence ATGAACGCCCACTTAGTGCAGTTGATCCAAATTGCCAAGTTAGATAAAGACATCGAAGCCCTAGAGCCTTTGATTAAGGCAAAGAGAGCCGACTTAAACAAAGCCCTAGCCACAAGACAGAAAAAGCAGGCAGAATACACCCTCCTTGAGGAAGAAAAGGCGAGCTTGCACCTACAAATCCAAAAGAACGAGCAAGCTTTGCACGAAACGAACGCCAAAGTCGATGGCATCCAAAAAAAGATTTCTCAAGTGAAGAGCGAGCGGGAGCTACGCTCTCTAGGCATTGAAGAGGACATCACCAAAGAGCGGGCGAACCAAGCCAACAAAGAGATTGAGCGCCTACAAAATGAAAGCGCGCATAAAAGCAAATTGCAAGAGGAATTGCAAAGTACGCTGGAGAGTTTAACGCAAGAGATCGCCGCTTTAGAGGAAAAGGTGGAGGCAGACACCGCCCAAATCAAGGAAAAACAACAAGCCATTTTTCAAGAAAAACAAGATTTGACCTTGAAAATGGACCATAAGCTCATCGCCTTCTATGAGAAAATCCGCCGCTGGGCGGGCAACACCTGCGTGGTGAGCGTGAAAAAGCAAGCCTGTGGGGGGTGCTTTATCCGCATCAACGACCGCACCTATGCGGAGGTTTTGAGCAGCAGCGACATTTTGACTTGTCCGCATTGTGGGCGGATTTTATACATAGACACCGCACAATCCGCCTAA
- a CDS encoding Nif3-like dinuclear metal center hexameric protein: MLKLNELVAFLEGLSPFSLQESWDNCGLNLGSNNAEYENIAVALEITLELAQELPPKSVVLTHHPLFFRPFKNFNPSLYPANIAALLLQKSCALIALHTNFDKTHLNPHFAKILGFSHTQEEGMALVADTAPTSLDHLATQVQERLNLPYVRLADAKTPIERVAVVCGAGCGYLHELKQVPKNLCLITGDIKHHDAMQALSVGVSLVEVPHYESEKFFVPLLKGLLEPYILQSQVKCVKLLDCKNPFMLKV, translated from the coding sequence ATGCTTAAGCTAAACGAGCTTGTCGCCTTTTTAGAGGGCTTAAGCCCCTTTTCTTTGCAAGAGAGCTGGGATAATTGTGGGCTGAATTTAGGCAGTAACAACGCAGAGTATGAAAACATTGCCGTCGCCCTAGAGATCACTTTAGAGCTGGCTCAAGAGTTGCCCCCTAAAAGCGTGGTGCTCACCCACCACCCCCTATTTTTTAGACCCTTTAAAAACTTCAATCCAAGCCTTTATCCTGCCAACATTGCCGCCTTGCTGCTACAAAAATCTTGCGCCTTAATCGCTTTGCACACGAATTTTGACAAGACCCATTTAAACCCCCACTTTGCTAAAATTTTGGGCTTTAGCCACACCCAAGAAGAGGGCATGGCGTTGGTGGCAGACACCGCGCCTACAAGTTTGGACCACCTAGCCACGCAAGTGCAAGAGCGTTTAAACCTGCCCTATGTGCGTCTAGCAGACGCTAAAACCCCGATTGAGCGTGTGGCTGTGGTGTGTGGGGCGGGCTGTGGATATTTACACGAGCTTAAGCAAGTCCCTAAAAATCTTTGCTTAATCACGGGCGACATCAAGCACCACGATGCCATGCAGGCTTTGAGTGTGGGGGTTTCGCTTGTAGAAGTCCCCCATTATGAGAGTGAAAAGTTTTTTGTGCCCTTGCTGAAAGGCTTGCTAGAGCCCTACATTTTGCAATCTCAAGTAAAGTGTGTTAAACTACTCGATTGTAAAAATCCATTTATGCTTAAGGTTTGA
- the glyQ gene encoding glycine--tRNA ligase subunit alpha translates to MLTFSNILLKLQEFWAKQGCTLLQPYDIPAGAGTFHPATLLRSLDSTPWSVAYVAPSRRPTDGRYGENPNRLGSYYQFQVLIKPSPLNIQELYLQSLQALGIDFAKHDIRFVEDNWESPTLGAWGLGWEVWLDGMEITQFTYFQQVGSIACSPTPIEITYGVERLATYIQQVDSVLDIVWTLKDNKPVYYKEVHLEGEVEFSHYHFTHANLDFLQTSFEANQAEAKRCLEQGLPLVAYDFVMLSSHFFNVLDARKALSVAKRQECILKIRELAKACALLYKEQEPERLKRLNA, encoded by the coding sequence ATGCTGACCTTTTCCAATATCTTATTAAAATTGCAAGAATTTTGGGCAAAGCAAGGTTGTACCTTGTTACAGCCCTATGACATCCCGGCGGGGGCGGGGACCTTCCACCCCGCCACTTTGCTAAGAAGTTTGGACTCCACCCCATGGAGCGTGGCGTATGTCGCTCCCTCACGCCGCCCCACAGACGGGCGGTATGGAGAAAACCCCAACCGCTTAGGCAGTTACTACCAATTTCAGGTTTTAATCAAGCCGAGCCCCTTAAATATCCAAGAATTGTATTTGCAAAGTTTGCAGGCCTTAGGCATTGATTTTGCCAAGCACGACATCCGCTTTGTGGAGGACAATTGGGAGTCGCCCACTTTGGGGGCGTGGGGGCTAGGCTGGGAGGTGTGGCTGGATGGCATGGAGATCACGCAATTCACCTACTTCCAGCAAGTGGGCTCGATCGCGTGCAGCCCCACGCCCATTGAGATCACCTATGGCGTGGAGAGGTTAGCGACTTATATCCAGCAAGTCGATTCGGTGCTCGACATTGTATGGACGCTTAAAGACAACAAGCCCGTGTATTATAAAGAGGTGCATTTGGAGGGCGAGGTTGAGTTTAGCCATTACCATTTCACGCATGCCAATTTGGACTTTTTGCAAACAAGTTTTGAGGCCAACCAAGCCGAAGCCAAGCGGTGCTTAGAGCAGGGTTTGCCCCTCGTGGCTTACGACTTTGTGATGCTCTCTAGCCATTTTTTCAATGTCCTAGATGCCAGAAAAGCCCTATCGGTGGCTAAACGCCAAGAGTGCATTTTAAAAATTAGAGAACTTGCCAAAGCCTGTGCCCTGCTTTACAAAGAGCAAGAGCCCGAGCGGCTCAAACGGCTCAATGCTTAA
- a CDS encoding DUF3240 domain-containing protein yields the protein MVLVEIYADLAIKDMIVDHLFAHGHEDFYFGECFEYATSTLLKSEKEQVSGRKDYGLFKLYLEEERAQILAKQIHDLNKEATIYLIPLGAISTPLA from the coding sequence ATGGTTTTAGTGGAGATTTACGCGGATTTAGCGATTAAGGACATGATCGTGGATCACTTATTTGCCCATGGGCATGAAGATTTTTACTTTGGGGAGTGCTTTGAGTACGCCACTTCCACGCTTTTAAAAAGCGAAAAAGAGCAGGTGAGCGGGCGCAAGGACTACGGGCTGTTTAAACTCTACTTAGAGGAGGAGCGGGCGCAGATTTTAGCCAAGCAAATCCACGACCTAAACAAGGAAGCCACGATCTATTTAATCCCGCTGGGAGCGATCTCTACGCCCCTAGCTTAG